One Salmo salar chromosome ssa01, Ssal_v3.1, whole genome shotgun sequence DNA window includes the following coding sequences:
- the LOC123742703 gene encoding complement component C1q receptor, giving the protein MRTTTVRSMVQAGRMEYYWICLWSVLGVGLCVPVAKPYYLHHYPLNFDKASEACQPGSFLTKVASMEEALKILKVISDIPSKERTFQFWVGLMKGKGSCVKHDAPLNGFKWTVDNSSDTELDQWKYLPEPTCTGIYCVFLSGEFNGTEIVNWGFVSSTCKTEHPFICKQRNGEVPIMKQCPTLHIPEARLLTPDPKDPHKLILDCGFGKMFELTCSATTLTWERDDGSDIRGICAPCKAGYMTDGSGNCVDIDECRDRPCKDQCVNTEGSFLCKCYDKNGNLQDEGSMACNELPAATIAPEGVDNDLVQDYIPTSKPAIRERPFFASLPDQHTPTSPTDDIETVDKSGDQAYIFIPVLIAVMALVILLVVVLSIVKCCLRRRSQKLAMKNAEKMAMKRAESSKEKYSLENANEKEAT; this is encoded by the coding sequence ATGAGAACCACTACCGTCAGATCGATGGTGCAAGCAGGGAGAATGGAGTACTATTGGATATGCCTGTGGAGTGTCTTGGGGGTAGGTTTGTGTGTTCCTGTTGCTAAACCCTATTACCTTCATCATTATCCTCTCAACTTTGACAAAGCTTCAGAAGCCTGTCAGCCTGGCAGTTTCCTAACTAAAGTGGCCAGTATGGAGGAAGCcttgaagattttgaaagtaaTCTCGGACATACCATCCAAAGAACGTACATTTCAGTTCTGGGTGGGCTTGATGAAAGGAAAGGGGTCTTGCGTGAAACATGACGCACCTCTGAATGGTTTCAAGTGGACGGTGGATAACAGCAGCGACACAGAACTGGATCAGTGGAAGTATTTGCCCGAACCAACCTGCACGGGTATATACTGTGTATTTCTCTCTGGTGAGTTTAATGGAACTGAGATTGTGAACTGGGGGTTTGTTTCCAGTACCTGTAAGACAGAGCATCCATTCATTTGTAAACAACGTAATGGAGAGGTACCTATCATGAAGCAGTGTCCTACCCTACACATACCAGAGGCCCGATTACTCACGCCAGACCCAAAGGATCCTCATAAACTGATTCTGGATTGTGGGTTTGGGAAAATGTTTGAACTGACTTGCTCTGCAACGACTCTAACATGGGAACGTGATGATGGATCGGATATACGTGGAATTTGTGCTCCATGCAAAGCAGGTTATATGACAGATGGGTCTGGAAACTGTGTGGACATTGACGAATGCAGAGATCGGCCCTGTAAAGACCAGTGTGTCAACACTGAGGGTTCTTTCCTCTGTAAATGCTATGATAAAAATGGAAATCTTCAAGATGAGGGCTCAATGGCATGCAACGAACTACCAGCAGCTACCATTGCTCCTGAAGGTGTTGACAACGATTTGGTCCAAGACTATATCCCAACTTCCAAGCCAGCAATTCGGGAGAGGCCTTTTTTTGCCTCTTTGCCAGACCAACACACTCCAACTTCCCCTACAGATGACATTGAGACAGTGGACAAGAGTGGAGACCAAGCTTACATTTTCATACCTGTGCTGATAGCAGTGATGGCCTTGGTCATTCTGTTAGTCGTGGTGTTATCTATTGTTAAGTGCTGCCTCAGGAGGCGCTCACAGAAACTGGCCATGAAAAATGCAGAGAAAATGGCAATGAAGAGGGCGGAGTCCTCCAAGGAAAAATACTCCCTGGAAAACGCGAATGAGAAGGAGGCAACTTAA
- the sstr1a gene encoding somatostatin receptor type 1 yields MLPNSSFRNLTLEDGFFLMNNSSGNETYSESQGSAILISFIYSVVCLVGLCGNSMVIYVIFRYAKMKTATNIYILNLAIADELLMLSVPFLVTSSLLHHWPFGSLLCRLVLSVDAINMFTSIYCLTVLSIDRYIAVVHPIKASRYRRPTIAKIVNFGVWMFSILVILPIIIFSTTVPNLDGSVACNIQMPKPVNQWMAVFVVYAFLMGFLFPVIAICMCYILIIAKMRVVALKAGWQQRKKSERKITLMVMMVVTVFVICWMPFHIVQLVNVFVEHHNATLMQLAVILGYANSCANPILYGFLSDNFKRSFQRILCLRWMDNATEEPIDYYATALKSRGYSVDEFQPDNIECDSTYRNGTCTSRTTTL; encoded by the coding sequence ATGCTCCCCAACAGCTCTTTCAGGAATCTAACCCTGGAGGACGGTTTTTTCCTAATGAACAACTCGTCTGGGAACGAAACGTACAGCGAGTCTCAAGGCAGCGCTATCCTTATCTCCTTCATTTACTCGGTTGTCTGTTTGGTCGGACTGTGCGGGAACTCTATGGTTATCTATGTCATTTTCAGATATGCCAAAATGAAAACTGCAACAAATATTTACATTCTGAATCTGGCCATAGCGGACGAGTTACTTATGCTGAGTGTCCCTTTCTTGGTGACATCTTCACTCCTTCATCACTGGCCTTTCGGCTCCCTTCTCTGCCGCCTTGTTCTAAGTGTTGATGCTATTAATATGTTTACGAGTATTTACTGCTTAACTGTACTTAGCATAGACCGATATATTGCGGTTGTGCACCCCATCAAAGCCTCCCGGTACCGGAGACCCACAATAGCTAAAATAGTCAACTTTGGGGTTTGGATGTTTTCTATCCTGGTCATTTTGCCCATTATTATATTTTCCACGACCGTTCCGAACTTGGACGGTTCGGTCGCGTGCAACATTCAGATGCCAAAGCCAGTTAACCAGTGGATGGCTGTGTTTGTGGTCTATGCCTTTCTCATGGGCTTTCTGTTCCCAGTCATTGCTATCTGTATGTGTTACATCCTCATCATCGCCAAGATGAGAGTGGTGGCACTGAAGGCAGGTTGGCAGCAGCGTAAGAAGTCGGAGAGAAAGATcactctgatggtgatgatggtggtgaccGTGTTTGTCATCTGTTGGATGCCCTTTCACATTGTGCAGCTCGTCAATGTCTTTGTGGAGCACCATAACGCAACACTCATGCAACTCGCAGTGATTCTGGGATACGCAAATAGCTGCGCCAACCCTATACTGTACGGATTTTTATCAGACAATTTCAAACGTTCGTTCCAAAGAATTTTGTGCCTGCGCTGGATGGACAATGCAACGGAAGAACCCATAGATTACTATGCCACGGCTCTGAAAAGTCGTGGTTACAGTGTGGATgaatttcaaccggacaatatcgAATGTGATAGCACGTATAGAAATGGAACATGTACTTCTAGGACAACGACACTGTAG